Sequence from the Taeniopygia guttata chromosome 18, bTaeGut7.mat, whole genome shotgun sequence genome:
ACTGACCAGCCCAACTGCCCACAGGAGCCTTCCTGTCCCTCCTCAGTCCCTCGCTGTGTGTGGCAGACACAGCACCAAAGGTTTAGGGGTGCCCACTTTGGTTACTGACAGATGGAGACCTTTCTCCAAGAGATTCTTCAATCAGAAGGCTTGGTTACCTACCCATTTGCACTAAGGCCATGCAGGGCATTGTATCACCAGAATAAACTACTTTCCAGCCAGACTTGTGGATCACTGAACatgcaaaagcatttttacaGTGTTGAACTTCACAGGTCTGAAACTGAACAAGGACACAAGTGTTAGAGTCCAGGTCCCCTCCAGCCATGGAGCCCCCAGCTCAGAAACTCACCTCAGCCAGGTCGTAGCTCTCTAACAGAGAGCTCACAAACTCCTTGGCCTTGGGTCTGATGTTCTCACAGCCTTTCACAAGAGACTGAGAAGGAATCATTCTgtgagggagggaagaagagatAATGAAGGAcaggaacaaaataaaacctgatCTTCTCTTCAAGCAGCCAatttctcctgctcctcagtCTCAGTTCAGTGCCGTGGTGATCTGCATTACCTCTTGCTTTCATTGGGGGCCCAGTAACTCACCCAATCACTTCTACCCCACTATCAAATACTCTTCTCCTTTCCCAACTCCCTTTTCCTACAGCAAAGGGAAGCCTGCACATAAACCTCTataaagcagcagagctgagtgaCAAACCCCATCCTGCGCTCTGCAGACTGCATATCCTTGTTCTACAGGCAGTGGAAGGAGTCAGAACCACCTCCAACAAAGGGCTGGGGGAATGGATGAGGTTGAATAAAGACCAAGGACATTTCTCCACACAGAACACTCACTTGATGTCTCCAAGAATCTCCTCACAGTGATTGTGGTATTCGTGCAGCCACGGCATGATCTGCTCAGGTGCTACCAGAAACAGAGGGCTGAAAGCCTGACCCAGGGCTGCctgcaaaagcaaaggcaggGGCAAAAATCAGTACTAGGTGCACAccaaatcagagagaaaaatgctaGGGAAAGGCTGGTGCTTCTTCACAACTCTGAAGTTGCCCTCCCGTCACCCCAAGCCACGTTCAGGAGCAGAGAGGCTACTTACAAGAGCTCTCCTCCGTTCCATCAGGATATTCACCAGCCCCTGCAAAGGgaacacagggacagcaggggcGTCAGAACTGTCTGGGGACTCAGGGCAACAGAGCCTGCACAGCTCTGCGAGCCCAGTCAGAACAAACAAGGAGGGAGAGGGAATAAAACACAGATtcagcagtgcctgggcagTGAATGaagggaggaatgcagagcgGGGCTGTTGCAGCAAGGGAGAAAAACCACAGAGAAAGGCTTCATAAAATCAagcctgctctcctggaatcAGTGGCTGGCTTCAAAGCTAGCACTTTGCAAATTCCCATGGGAATGCAATCCTATTGTGAGCCATTTGTTACCCATTTTCCtgggtaaaaaaaaccccaaacttgcACCTACATAAACTGTTTTTGTACCTTTAgatagaaaaatcaaaattatctTTCACAAATAACTTCCCTGCACATATACACCAGAGTGTATATGTGTGTCATGTCATATGTTAGTCTGTATTGAATGGTGACCAATACAGAATAACAACTTGTTACTAACCTATAAAAGTAATTGGCAAGAAAACTACTAACTAATTGGAGtcccacagaaaatatttttacatgtaaaaatatgttttaaatatgtaaaaaacTGCATAAAAAGGAGTTATGTGAATAGAGAATGGGCTTTTtccaccatgaagaaaatggagtctCGTGTGAAGGACAGTCCACATTGATcagctggagccagccaggcagctctgaacagagcagagctgcacagagcCCCTTCCCTCAGCCTGAACCCACCGAGTGATGATCCGTGTGCATGTGGGACACAAACACAGCCACCAGGTTGCACAGCACTTGGTCAACTTGCTCTCCATAGTGGCGGCAGAGCTGTCCAAAAGTTCCTTCTccacagtccaggagcagggagcggGTGGCGCTGGTGAGAGGTGACAGAGACATTTAGCAGCTGCTCTAagagctctgggcagggcagggaggggatctTTGGGGCTGGAAGGCAGAGATCACAGAGCACTGGGCTTCACCTGGTATTCACCAGCGTGGAACTGACGTTGCGGATTTTCATTGGAATTGCAGATCCTGTCCCCAAGAACACAATTTCAGGATAAGCACCCACATTTCCTAGAGAAAACAGACAACAAGGATTTGGAGGCAAATGTTCTCCACATGTTGCCCACTCAGACACCATCTATTTCACCAGCCCAGTAACTCCAGAACCAGCATGGCCAGCACAGGCATTTCTGGCCCCTCAAGGCAGAACAAGCCCCACCACTTCACAGCTTCACCTGGGCTCTGAAGCAGTGGGCCACCAAGAGATCCTATTTTCCACCACTCTGATCCAAGCGAAGTTGCTGATCTGTACCTGGAACAGCAGACAGGCTCTCTTTGCACTCCTTCACACGGGTCTGGAAGTCAGGGAGATCCAAGGCCTCACTGACAAACTCATCAGGGTCACAGACAGTCACAGCATCTCTGCAACAACAGGCCACCTATCAggatggggcagggcaggaacTGAAGCAGCCcttttcagagcaaaaagccataTTCCTGTGACAAAACAGCCTTACAACAAGGGGATAAATGCTCTTTCCACTTTGAGGGGTTGGAGAAGACACATCCACGAGTGTGGCGTGTGCCAAAAAGGCCTGGTTGGGCTGAGCCAGGCACAGAAATGATAATTCCACCCAAGTGGAGAAGCTCCTGCAATAGCACTTCATCccacccagagctgccaggcacTAGAGGGCTCTGCAAGGCAGCACAGAAGGTCCTGCAAGAGGAGCAGACACCTAAAGGGATCCAAGCATCAGTGAAGTGTAAGAAACCTGTGTTCTGAGCCTGCTTCAGAGCATGTGCAGCACTACAGGTCTTCAGTTACCTCAAGAGAAAAACTTAAACTCCTCTTGGCACCTGCATCCTCCTGTTGTGCCCAACAAGGACAGAAATCTGAGCCATGCTGGCTGAAATCCCCCTGCCTCCTGTGGTCCCTGGACTTTAAGGCTCTCACTGAGCAGCTTCACCCATTTGCCCACCAGGCCACGGGAGCAAAGCTGGTAACTGTTTAACCACCTGGAGCTTTCAGCTCTAACCTCTGGCCCTCGAGCTCTTCAGAAGGTAAGACCCTCCCTGGGCTCCCAAAAAACTCTCTCCCTGCCCCCGtctgctctgccacagctgggtgcacagcaaaggaaaaaggacCACAAGGCTACAGGAGCAAGGGACAGAAACAACATCCCAAAGCACTGGCCAGGTGTTGTCTTCAGTGGCTCATTCCTCCATGTGCTACACCTGGCCTGAGACTTTCAGGGGCAAGGACACAGCCCTCAAAAGTTCCCCTAGGACAGCCACCAGAAAGGATCTGCAGGGGATCCTGGCACAGTCACCAAAAAGCTGCTTCAAGCCAACACCCAAAACCTGGAAAGAAAGAGATTCCCACTGACCTCTGCCACTCCTGCTGTGGCCTGAGGTGGTATTTCAGGAGGCACTCCCCTCGCACgatgggcacagggcacacagccTCTGCTTCCTGGGGGAGGAGGTGGTGTGAGACACAGCCTTTGCTGAGGGCAGCAGGCACGGGGCAAGGAGAGCCTGGATTACCTTGCTCTGGTAGGTGGTGAGCAGAGGGAAGATCTCTGGGTGGATGAGGTTCAGCTGAGTTTGGATCTTGTAGCTGCGTGGGTTGTGCACAGCAGAGGAGTTTTCATTGAGCACCAAGTGCTGAGTGCCAGGCCCAAATCTGTCAGAGGACAAAAATGCTCAACAGCCTCAGCCTCACATTAGAACTGGGCATGTGTGCACATCTGAGCTAAAAACCTCacctgagccagcagagctctCTTTTTAGAGCTCTTTACTTCAGAACAGAGATGTGCACCAGCAGAACAGgctgctgcccacaggcaggAGCCCAGGGAGCACAGGACACGTACCTCTCCATCCACTGCTGGTAGCGGCTGTCCCGCAGCACTGCCTCGGGGGTCATGTGAATAACCAAGGCCACCTGGTGCTCAGCAACTCCCTCCTGGTACCTGGGAAACACACAAACAGAAAGAACATCCATGCTCCAGTGCATGCCCTGGCATCCTCTCCCACTTTGGTGCTACCAGAGATGCCCCCCGAGGCGGGCAGAGCAGGGATTTATTTTCAGAGCACgtctctggagctccaggcactgcaTCGCCCCAGCCACAAGCTCAGGGCAGTGTTTGCTGACACCTCCACTGTCCCCCACAGGGCAATTCCTCTCCTCCATCAGCAACAACGTCTGCAGAGCCTCCAGGAGCTCAAATGCTTCTGCACAAGCCCTACAGAGTTGTCAcatgcagcagccagggaagcagcagcccccactgctCCTCAGGAAGAGACCAGGGCACATCCCTGCTCTGGAGGTCCTTGAAGGGAAAACAGGCCCGTGGCAGTCACAGAAACCCACAGGTCCTGCCTTTCCTAAAAGCCCCAAAATGCACCACCAATCCTTTCTTGCATCTCAAGCTCCTGAATGGTGCCAAAGAGCTCAGACACCAGCCAGGAGAAACAGCACACCTAGGCTAGAAGAAGAGCAAAACTCAGCACAGGTGTCCTTCCCCAGGCACTGCAGGTGGCCCAGCCCTACCTTCGGAAGGTCTCGTTGTCACAGACTGCATCCACAAAGCCCTCGTGGGGACACTCCAGCACGAGGAACACGGGGCCTGGGTCCGTGGGGGTGCACAGCTCCTCAGGAAAGAGCTGCAGGTAAATAAACAGTGGTCACACCACAGCCAGcctgcacacacagccctccctgcaCCTCTGTGTCCGACTCCTTCGTcagacagagcccagcagccccTCCCAGCGCTCAGTGCatccagccagggcagctctggggcccTTGCTGCTCTCATTACACAGCAAAATCAAACGTGGGTAACAGCAAATCCCAACCCTGGCTCACAGAAACCACAGCCTAACCCAAGCAGGGGAATTTCAGCAGTTTAGGATGGTAGCTAAAGCACgggtaaggaaaaaaaggcctTATAAAATTCCTGTGACACAAAGATGTGCTGTTCCTGTCTCCCAGGTCAGGACCTTCACTTGCAGATCACCGGGGCCATGACCAGAGCTGGCTCTGCCTCTCACTCCCGTGTTTGAGAGATCCAGACCCTGTACCCCAGAACTGCTGAGTTCCTTCTGGTGTCAGAGGTGCAAACAGGGTAAGGAGGGAGTGATGACTACACAGGCATTCAATCCCCAGATTTAAACAATGCAGGATTAACTCCACCAGCTCACTCCTAGACCTGCACCAGCTTTGGGCAAGGGAGATGAAGCAGCTCTGCCAAACAGCAAACACCCAGCCATACCCACACAGGAGCTCATTCCCTGGTCACCACCCCAACAGCCCCAGAATGTACTGGCAGGCATTCTGCACAAAAAATTGTCACCCTGGCAGCCCACTGAAGGAGGGAGAGTGGCAAAGCCACAACAGAAGCATAGGCACGGCTTACCTCTTTGCCTTCAAAAGTGATGCTCTCCCCATTTTTGAGAGCTGTAATGATGGGAAGGATGGCTGGAGTTCCCCTGAGAACAAGGCCACAGAAATATTtagctgcctgctcctgctgccccgtgccccaggctgggctctcaTACTCACACTGGCAGGCCCAGCTCCTGGGCTTTAGCTGCGAGGAATTTCCCCTTCCTGGGGTGAACCTGCCAAGAGTACAACACAATTAATTATCACCCAAATAAAGAGGGCCACGAAACAAGATCATGTACTGCCAGCTTAAGAGCTTCTTCACAAACCAAGGGaatgttttgtcctttttcagtTCCACTGCTCCAATTTACCCCAAAAAGGCTTTTATGGACTCTCTGCTACCCAGGATcaggctgctgcttcttgcTCCCTTCTCCAGCCAAGCAAGCATGACAGCCTGCCCTCCTCTGAGGGTTAAACAGGAATGGAGCCTCTACTCCTAACCACTGCTGAGTTCTAAAAAACACCTCCAGTTTTACACATTCCTACACGTGCTACAGCAGCTCTGACActtgaaaagcagaaacattAGAGCTTCAAAACCCCACTAGAAAATGCTGTCTTCTCCAATTAAATCCCTGCAGCAAGATGACATTAGGAAACATTTCCTTACAGAAGGCGGCCAATGCCCCAAGCCTGCCAGTGTTTAAGAGATGGTTGGACAATGCCCTcaatatgttttaaattttgggCAGCCAGAAGTAGCCAGGACTGGATGGTTTaaccctggaagtgtccaaggcctggctggaaggagcttggagcaacctcatctagtggaaggtgtccctgcccacaggggcatggaatgagatgatctttgaggtctcttccaacccagctCATCCTGTTGTTATAGATGATTACTGTATGTCCCTCCCCCCTGAAATACTCTGTTTTATTCTCTCATCTGTTGTGTCAGTTTAGAGACCCTGTGTCCAAACTTACTTTACAAAGGAAAGCTGTCACCAGGTCAGGATGCTTCCTTGCACACTTATGCTCATCACCTGTAAAACGAAGCAAAACTATTAAAAATCATCACTCACTATCACTTTTCTTAAAACTAAAACATGCCAAAACTTGCTAAAGAATTAACAGGAACACTATCCACTTAACCTGGAACCCAGCAGCAAAATGTTATGAACACCCAAGGCCAGAGAGTACATGGCTTCGAATACAGGAATCCAAACTAAAGCCCAAGACTGAAAAATAATCAGCCCAGCATGCGCCTGTAACTCAATTACAAAGGTTGGAGCATCTACCCCCACGAGAAGCAGACTACTACAGGGACTAATCACACCCAAGCACCAATCATGTCCAGTTTCTAGGCTCTTTAAGTTCTCTATCAACTTCCAAAGTACCAGGACACTTTATGCTCCATGGAACCTTCCAGCTGAGCTTCTCTACCAACCTCACTTTCAGACAGTAAACGGCTCAGAGGACAAATTCCTATCCTTAGTTTGGCTTCATCTCATTCAAGTTAAAAAGGCCATTCCATGTGTTTCACCTGCTGTCTTTgggctttcttttccttcctccaagCTTTGCTGTGCAGCCCTTGGGGATCCAGGCCCTGTGTTCCCTTTAGGGCTATTTCCACCTTGGGGAGATGCTCCAGGACTCTGGGGGGATGAACTTTCAGCAGCCAGTGGTTTTCCTGTCCCAAATTCAATAAAAGCAGACAAAGATCACTCAGTCCAAAGCAACATAAAAGAAAAGCATGAGTAGCATTCCCTCTTCCATGACACGTTGAAACTGCACCAGGATACAGAGTTCTTCCCCTCAGTCTAGCTCGCACTTGCATTCTCCTGTCACTTATTTCAGGAGCCATCCCTCATCCAAGTCCTTCTCCCCAAACTGTTAAACTCTGTCAGTCTGTGCTGCACCCTCAATATCACAgttcccagcagagagactgcagctggctgagaaagccaaacccaggaatgtTTCACAGGTCATTCCATCCACCCACACCTCCAGGAAAAAGCCAAGGCCCTGACTCAGCAGGTCTTGTTATTTAAATGAGATGCTTCTCctgagaaaagcaaattaatgaACCTCTGCTTACTCAGACTGGCAAACAGAAGCTGCTCCTTGAATCTTCATTGTGCTTACTGAGCATGAgcttccctgtctccctgcagcaccagtgCTCACCTGTCAGAGGGATTTGGTAGACAGTCATTGTCTCATCCTTGTActcaggctctgtgtgcagctgcacagctgggaAGAGATCAAAAACCACCATTAACAATTGCATAAGCAGATTCACACTCTTCAAGGATATAAATCATTAAGGCATCTTTGTCTTTCTTAAACACAACCTGCTGAACgttccccttccctttctctgccCAACTGCAAACCCTAATGAACAACTAAATCATCCTCAGGGAGCAGCTCAGGATGCCACAGTGAGCAAGTTCACTGGCAGACACTGGAACAAAATGCCTTCAGCGTTTTAAAACCAAATGCTGATGTCAAAATTCCAAAAACCAAATTCAGAGAaccagccagcctggcagccccTGAGCAGAAACTGAGCTGGAAACACTGGTGTGAGGGGTTTAACAGTGTAGCAGAGCAACGGGAATGTTTAAAACGTCCTGTGAATAGACCTAAACCAGAGGCTGAGGCTGTTGCTCAGCAATGCAACCTTGGCTAGAGATGAAACAAAAAGTTCCAAGTTCCTTTGCCTCACACCCCTGACCCACATACCTAAATCCATCCTTTTGAGGGGCCCGGGAAAGAGGCGAATGGCTTTCAAGTAGTTTTGCTGGAAAAGAGACAAAAGTGTCAGGAGAGGGCACGAGCAGTGCCACGACAAGCACCCAGTCAGACCAAAGTGAGCAGCCCAGACAGCTCTGGGCAGGTGTGCCACCTCTGGCAGGCACTGTGCCTTCAGAAAGGGAAAGAGCCACAGTCCCCACCCCCTCCAGCCATGCAGTTAGTCAGCAGAAACTGCAAGGAAATGAAATCACTGCAACAACGCTGAAGATTGCAAATTTCTGGTCCAGACGTGCCATTAGGCTGGCAAGGACCACATCAAACAGGAGAGCAGAGACTGAGCTCCCATTAATGTAaaatggggagggagcaggcaAAGGAACAGAGATCCTCCCTTCTCCCAAAAGCTGATTTATCAGGATACGAGACCACAAGGCAGGTGCAGAAGATTTCTGCTGTCCTGTAACTGAAGAGATGTGGATTTTCAAGCCAGCCCTTTGGGCTGACACTAATTCAGCATTTCACACCTGCACAAAGATTCcctttgccagcagctctcccaaTTCCAGGGTGAGCTTTAACACTTTGAGGGTTTGCTCTGCCTTCTGCACCTTGCCATACTTACCAGCTTTGGTGGCCCCAGGAACACACACCTCTGGAGCCCCATAGCCTTCAGGGTGAGAATCATACCTAGGAGCAAGCAGAGAAACAGCTTTACCACAGCTCCAGTAAGCACTGGTAGATGCCAAAAGAAAGATCCTTCTCTGTTCAGGAGTGCTTGGCCTCTCCACAAAGACCAGAACCGAACCTGGACCTGAATTCCGTTGTGTAGCAGTTTCAACAAGTCACTTTCCTCTACAGATAAAGAAAATACACATCTTGATAAAATTCATCTGGAGCAAGACATCTGAACAGACTGTTAATCTCCTCATTTTCTTGGAAATATCCAGAATTTTAATGGACAGGATCCACAGCCACCTGTCCTAACCTCATCCTGCACTGACCACCGCAGTGCCCACCAAGTTCTGCTGCTCCTTTGGACTCAAACCAGCCTCAACCCCTGCTGGCACCACTAACAACTGCTCAGGAGATTTTGGGAAGCTGAAGCCAGGCGTGCTggcctggcagggcctgtcccaCCACGTGTGTGCACTGTCagagtgcccagcacagcccagccctcagGCAGCAATGCTGCTGTACCCACtgcagcctggaacatccctgcAGAGTGACCACGTCCTGTCCCAGGGATCCCCACAGACTGACCATGTCCTGTCCAAGGGTTCCCTGCAAAGTGACCGTGTcctgccagggagctgctccccacaAAGTGACCGTGTCCTGACTGCAGGCTCCCCAAAAAGAGACTGTGTCCTGCCCGAGGGCTCCCCAAAAAAGGGACCATGTcctgccagggagctgctccccacaAAATGCCCATGTCCTACCCAAGAGATCCCCGAAAAGTGCCCACGTcctgccagggagctgctccctgcaaagTGACCACATCCTGCCTGAGGGGTCCCCAAAAAGTGACCGTGTtctgccagggagctgctccccacaAAATGCCCATGTCCTACCCAAGAGATCCCCGAAAAGTGACCACGTCCTGCCTGAAGGGTCCCCAGAAAGTGACCATGTtctgccagggagctgctccccacaAAGTGACCGTGTCCTGACTGCAGGCTCCCCAAAAAAGGACCGTGTCCTGCCCGAGGGCTCCCCAGAAAGGGACCGTGTCCTGCCcaagagctgctccctgcaggctgACCATGTCCTGCCCGAGGGGTCCCCAGAAAGTGACCGCGTCCTGCCCGAGGGGTCCCCGCAAAATGACCGTGCCCTGCCCGCGGGCTCCCCGCACTCACCCGGCAGCCCCCCGACGTTGGCCCAGGCCACGCGGCTGAGGAAGATGCTGTCCAGGTGGGAGATCTTCAGCCTGCGGGGCAGAGGGGGTGAGCCGGGCAcggcgccgccgctcccccCGCGCTGTCGCTGTCACCGTCACTGTCACACTTACTTGTGCTCCTGCATGGCGCGCTGCGTGCCCTCGCCGCAGTTGAACAGATACCTGAGGGGGAAAGCACCTGCGTCAGGGCAGGCCCGGCGGcgagccccgccgccgcccgccccgcacTCACCGGTTGAACTCGGAGAACACATACACGGCCGCCCCCGCGTCGCGGCTGCCGGCCGCCACCACCTGCACGTACACGGTGTTGGGCCCCGCCAGGCCCGTGCCCGCGTTGCGCCGCCGCTCGCGGGCCCACACGTGCCGGGGCACGTCCTTGGGCCGCCGCGCCGGCCGCGCCGCTGAGGGGCCCTCGGCCATGGCGCGGCCGCCGGGGCCCGCCCGCCGCCACGCGAGCCCGCGGCCCGCCGGCAGCGCCCGCGCCAGCGCCCACATccgcgccgcgccccgccccgccccgcgcgccgGCCAATCAGAGGCCAGAGTTCCCGCTTTCGGCCCGCCCCTCTCGTGACGTAGTTCTGTCGGACCAATGGGGAGTGGGAAcagcgccgccgccccgcccaCGAGGCGACGCCGTCCTGCCCGGCGCTGGCGCGTCACCGGGAccggccgggcggggcgggggatgccgggccgggcgggggtgTGTCCGCTCCGGGTTTGAAATCCGCTCCGGGTTTTGTGTCCAGTCACCACCGGGACTCTGTGTCCGGTCACTGCCGGTCCTGTGTCCGGTCACTGCCGGTCCTGTGTCCGGTCACTGCCGGGGTCCTGTGTCCGGTCACTGCCGGTCCTGTGTCCGGTCCTGCCGGTCCTGTGTCCGGTCCAGCCGGTTCTGTGTCCGTTCACTGCCGGTCCTGTGTCCGGTCCTGCCGGTCCTGTGTCCGGTCCTGCCAGTTCTGTGTCCGGTCCGGCCGGTCCTGTGTCCATTCACTGCCGGTCCTGTGTCCGGTCACTCCCGGGGTCCTGTGTCCGGTTACTGCCGGTCCTGTGTCCGGTCACTCCCGGGATTCTGTGTCCGGTCACTGCCGGTCCTGTGTCCGGTCCTGCCGGTtctgtgtcctgtcactcccGGGACTCTGTGTCCGGTCACTACCGGGACTCTGTGTCCGGTCACTACCGGTTCTGTGTTTGGTCACTGCCGGTTCTGTGTCCGGTCCTgcctgggaagacaattccagtgctttattattctttcagtgaaaattctTTCCTAATATCCACCCTGTACCTTCCCTGCcgtagctgaggctgtgtcctctggttctgtccGTGCTGCCCGGGGGCagagaccgaccccacctgtctgcagcctcccttcagggGCTGTGGAGAGCAATGAGggcacctctgagcctcctcttctccaggctgaacaaccccagctccttcaaacgttcctca
This genomic interval carries:
- the ELAC2 gene encoding zinc phosphodiesterase ELAC protein 2, producing the protein MWALARALPAGRGLAWRRAGPGGRAMAEGPSAARPARRPKDVPRHVWARERRRNAGTGLAGPNTVYVQVVAAGSRDAGAAVYVFSEFNRYLFNCGEGTQRAMQEHKLKISHLDSIFLSRVAWANVGGLPGMILTLKAMGLQRCVFLGPPKLQNYLKAIRLFPGPLKRMDLAVQLHTEPEYKDETMTVYQIPLTGKPLAAESSSPQSPGASPQGGNSPKGNTGPGSPRAAQQSLEEGKESPKTAGDEHKCARKHPDLVTAFLCKVHPRKGKFLAAKAQELGLPVGTPAILPIITALKNGESITFEGKELFPEELCTPTDPGPVFLVLECPHEGFVDAVCDNETFRRYQEGVAEHQVALVIHMTPEAVLRDSRYQQWMERFGPGTQHLVLNENSSAVHNPRSYKIQTQLNLIHPEIFPLLTTYQSKEAEAVCPVPIVRGECLLKYHLRPQQEWQRDAVTVCDPDEFVSEALDLPDFQTRVKECKESLSAVPGNVGAYPEIVFLGTGSAIPMKIRNVSSTLVNTSATRSLLLDCGEGTFGQLCRHYGEQVDQVLCNLVAVFVSHMHTDHHSGLVNILMERRRALAALGQAFSPLFLVAPEQIMPWLHEYHNHCEEILGDIKMIPSQSLVKGCENIRPKAKEFVSSLLESYDLAEFQTCEVQHCKNAFACSVIHKSGWKVVYSGDTMPCMALVQMGKNANLLIHEATLEDGMEKEAIEKTHSTTSQAIQTGMKMNAEFIMLNHFSQRYAKIPLFSEDFSDKVGIAFDHMRVRFGDFPAIPKLIPPLKALFADDIVEMEERKEKREMRLLKETALLLDKLTRGDSTEAACQKRKQAKNHQELPDKKLKTVN